One window of Elaeis guineensis isolate ETL-2024a chromosome 11, EG11, whole genome shotgun sequence genomic DNA carries:
- the LOC105036785 gene encoding UDP-glycosyltransferase 73C3 — protein MEISTSNHQNLHFVLLPWLAPGHMIPMIDIARLLAEHGVTVTVLTTPANASRIQPTIDRISHSTHPIQFIPLHFPTTEVGLPEGCENMDSITSTAMITTFYNASKLLREQIVHHLHKLKPAPSCIIAGMCFAWTYVIAREFGVPWFLFHGFSCFSLFCLHNLHLYKSHETVSSPTEPFVLPGLPHRFEITREQLPMHFHLLPQYQEMCDEVREGELAMDGEIVNSFDELELGYSERLEAATMKKVWTVGPVSLYNKGRSDMVERGNQSMFDEMRCLNWLDSKKPESVVYVSFGSMGRFTPAQMMELGSGLLASNRPFIWVVREGERSSEEVEDWLLEKFEKNGDSRCLLIRGWAPQVMIMAHPAVGGFVTHCGWNSTLEAVSSGLPMVTWPLFSEQFLNENLVVDVLGIGVAVGVRTATKWGRGGEDGVLVGREDVAKAVERLMDGGEEGEERKRRAKELGEKAKKAMEKGGSSYSNMTNLIQYVAEYAAKSTVEHMTS, from the coding sequence ATGGAGATTAGCACTTCCAATCATCAAAACCTCCATTTTGTTCTGCTCCCATGGTTAGCCCCAGGCCACATGATCCCCATGATCGACATCGCCCGCTTGCTCGCCGAGCACGGCGTCACCGTCACCGTCCTCACAACTCCAGCCAATGCCTCCCGTATCCAACCAACCATCGACCGCATCTCCCATTCCACCCATCcaatccaattcatccccctcCACTTCCCCACCACGGAGGTGGGCTTACCAGAGGGCTGCGAGAACATGGACAGCATCACTTCCACAGCCATGATCACCACCTTCTACAATGCATCCAAGCTCCTGAGGGAACAGATCGTGCACCATCTCCACAAGCTGAAACCTGCCCCGAGCTGCATCATAGCCGGCATGTGCTTCGCATGGACGTACGTGATTGCTCGGGAGTTCGGGGTTCCTTGGTTTCTCTTCCATGGCTTCAGCTGCTTCTCTCTATTTTGTTTACACAACCTCCATCTTTACAAGTCTCATGAGACCGTGTCCTCCCCTACCGAGCCCTTCGTGCTGCCCGGCTTGCCTCATCGGTTCGAGATCACAAGAGAGCAACTGCCGATGCATTTCCATTTATTACCCCAGTATCAGGAGATGTGCGATGAGGTGAGGGAAGGGGAACTGGCCATGGATGGAGAGATTGTTAATAGTTTTGATGAGTTGGAGCTCGGATACTCTGAACGGCTAGAGGCTGCCACTATGAAGAAGGTTTGGACCGTCGGGCCGGTGTCGTTGTATAACAAGGGGAGGTCGGATATGGTGGAGAGAGGTAACCAGTCCATGTTCGACGAAATGCGGTGCTTGAATTGGCTTGATTCAAAGAAGCCAGAGTCTGTAGTTTATGTTAGTTTTGGTAGCATGGGTAGATTTACACCAGCGCAGATGATGGAGCTGGGCTCGGGTCTGCTTGCGTCGAACCGGCCTTTCATTTGGGTGGTCAGGGAAGGAGAGAGGTCTTCGGAGGAGGTGGAGGATTGGCTCTTGGAAAAGTTTGAGAAGAATGGTGATTCTAGGTGTCTTCTGATCCGAGGGTGGGCGCCGCAGGTGATGATTATGGCGCACCCGGCGGTCGGAGGTTTTGTGACGCACTGCGGTTGGAACTCGACTCTGGAGGCCGTGAGTTCGGGGTTGCCGATGGTTACTTGGCCTCTCTTTTCGGAGCAATTCCTGAATGAGAACTTGGTTGTGGATGTGCTGGGGATTGGGGTGGCGGTCGGGGTGAGGACTGCCACGAAGTGGGGACGAGGGGGAGAGGATGGGGTGTTGGTGGGAAGGGAGGATGTTGCCAAGGCTGTGGAGAGATTGATGGATGGaggggaggagggggaggagaggaagaggagggctAAGGAGTTGGGAGAGAAAGCAAAGAAGGCTATGGAGAAGGGTGGCTCTTCTTACTCGAACATGACAAACTTAATTCAATATGTAGCAGAATATGCTGCAAAGAGTACTGTTGAGCATATGACTTCTtag